In the Candidatus Schekmanbacteria bacterium genome, one interval contains:
- a CDS encoding HAMP domain-containing protein, which translates to MFQIKSLKTQFLLWTSLIIFCLVCIIGYFEIVEHRNLLISKVKENGRILVETMSAACINTMLYQELGLVEEGGLLDNYIEEIMERKELHIRYAYILDESNHVLVSSNLKEFGKKLIDTISYRSFISNKTLEQVYKDEITGEKILDISTPLSIAGKRWGTLKVGFSLKFIKGIIFEHYKRIILFALISMCLSIVVINFVFLRLTNPLKKLTNSIKEISSPDEFKELPIESADEVGELTREFNELMERLKKSMNELEHAQRIMASQEKYSSLGRVAAGIAHEINNPLDGIQDCIKLLDKDIEESDKKKKYLRMSFEGLKRIEKIVKGLLDFSSERPISLREVNINTLISSSTEILTFKLKEKNIKLIIENSLDGEIIKIDSSKIQQVLMNLLLNSIDSLENKENGKIILKISKDKGNLILEVIDNGIGIAKEDIDKIYEPFYTTKEVGKGTGLGLSITKGIVEAFGGEIQCRSTPNVETVFTVIIPIAN; encoded by the coding sequence ATGTTTCAAATCAAGAGCTTGAAAACACAGTTTCTGTTATGGACATCATTGATTATATTCTGCCTTGTCTGTATAATCGGATATTTTGAGATTGTTGAACATAGAAATCTTCTAATTTCGAAGGTCAAAGAAAACGGAAGAATACTTGTCGAAACAATGTCTGCCGCCTGCATAAATACGATGCTTTATCAGGAGCTTGGATTGGTCGAAGAAGGAGGGTTGCTTGATAATTATATAGAAGAGATAATGGAAAGAAAAGAGCTTCATATCCGTTATGCGTATATTCTCGATGAAAGCAATCATGTGCTTGTAAGCAGTAATTTGAAAGAATTTGGGAAAAAACTGATAGATACAATTTCCTATCGTTCCTTTATTTCAAACAAGACACTTGAACAGGTTTATAAAGATGAAATTACAGGAGAGAAGATTCTTGATATTTCAACTCCTTTGTCTATTGCAGGAAAAAGGTGGGGGACTCTAAAGGTAGGATTTTCTCTCAAATTTATAAAAGGGATAATCTTTGAGCACTATAAAAGAATCATTCTTTTTGCATTGATTTCGATGTGCCTTTCTATTGTAGTGATAAACTTTGTCTTTCTCAGACTGACTAATCCACTGAAGAAACTTACGAACAGTATAAAAGAAATAAGTTCTCCTGATGAATTTAAAGAATTACCTATTGAATCAGCCGATGAGGTTGGAGAATTAACACGAGAATTTAATGAGCTGATGGAAAGATTAAAGAAATCAATGAATGAGCTTGAACATGCTCAGAGAATTATGGCTTCTCAAGAAAAGTATTCTTCATTAGGTAGAGTTGCCGCCGGAATAGCCCATGAGATAAACAATCCCCTTGATGGAATACAGGATTGCATTAAACTGCTTGATAAGGATATTGAAGAATCTGACAAAAAGAAAAAATATTTGCGAATGTCTTTTGAGGGATTGAAAAGAATTGAAAAGATTGTTAAGGGATTGCTCGATTTTTCAAGTGAAAGACCAATTTCATTGAGAGAGGTCAATATAAATACTTTGATTTCTTCATCCACTGAAATATTGACTTTCAAGCTCAAAGAAAAAAATATCAAGTTGATAATAGAAAATAGTCTCGATGGAGAAATCATAAAGATTGATTCATCAAAGATTCAGCAGGTTTTGATGAATCTTCTCTTAAACAGTATTGATAGTCTTGAAAATAAGGAGAATGGTAAAATTATTTTAAAAATATCAAAAGATAAGGGGAATCTTATTTTAGAAGTTATCGACAACGGTATTGGCATCGCAAAAGAAGATATTGACAAGATATATGAACCTTTTTATACAACTAAGGAAGTAGGAAAGGGGACAGGATTAGGCCTTTCCATAACAAAGGGGATAGTTGAAGCATTTGGCGGTGAAATTCAGTGTAGAAGCACGCCGAATGTGGAAACAGTTTTTACCGTAATCATTCCGATTGCTAATTAA